From a region of the Mycobacterium intracellulare ATCC 13950 genome:
- the purB gene encoding adenylosuccinate lyase, whose protein sequence is MSIPNVLATRYASAEMVAIWSPEAKIVAERRLWLAVLRAQAELGVAVPPDAIADYERVLEDVDLSSIADRERVLRHDVKARIEEFNALAGHEHVHKGMTSRDLTENVEQLQIRRSLELVFAHGVAVAARLAERAVAYRDLVMAGRSHNVAAQATTLGKRFASAAQETLIALTRLRELIDRYPLRGIKGPMGTSQDMLDLLDGDAAKLAELERRIAQFLGFTTVLTSVGQVYPRSLDHDVISALVQLGAGASSMAHTIRLMAGHELVTEGFAPGQVGSSAMPHKMNTRSCERVNGLQVVLRGYASMAAELAGAQWNEGDVFCSVVRRVALPDSFFAIDGQIETFLTVLDEFGAYPAVIARELDRYLPFLATTKVLIAAVRAGMGREAAHHVIREHAVATALAMRERGAEPDLLDRLAADDRLPLDRAALDAALADKKAFTGAAGDQVDEVAALVDALVSRYPDAAKYAPGAIL, encoded by the coding sequence GTGAGCATTCCGAATGTGCTGGCCACCCGGTACGCCAGCGCCGAGATGGTCGCGATCTGGTCGCCGGAGGCCAAGATCGTCGCGGAGCGGCGGCTGTGGCTCGCGGTGCTGCGCGCGCAGGCGGAGCTGGGCGTCGCGGTGCCCCCCGACGCGATCGCCGACTACGAGCGGGTGCTCGAGGACGTCGACCTGTCGTCGATCGCGGACCGTGAACGCGTCCTGCGCCACGACGTCAAGGCCCGCATCGAGGAATTCAACGCGCTGGCCGGTCACGAGCATGTGCACAAAGGCATGACCAGCCGCGACCTGACCGAGAACGTGGAGCAGCTGCAGATCCGGCGGTCGCTGGAGCTCGTCTTCGCGCACGGGGTTGCGGTCGCGGCGCGGCTCGCCGAGCGGGCCGTCGCCTATCGCGACCTGGTGATGGCCGGGCGCAGCCACAATGTCGCCGCCCAGGCCACGACGCTCGGCAAGCGATTCGCGTCGGCGGCCCAGGAGACGCTGATCGCGTTGACCAGGCTGCGCGAGTTGATCGACCGTTATCCGCTGCGTGGCATCAAGGGACCGATGGGCACGTCGCAGGACATGCTCGACCTGCTGGACGGCGACGCGGCCAAGCTCGCCGAACTCGAGCGGCGCATCGCCCAATTCTTGGGTTTCACAACGGTTTTGACCAGCGTCGGGCAGGTGTATCCGAGGTCGCTGGACCATGACGTGATTTCGGCGCTGGTGCAGCTGGGCGCGGGAGCGTCGTCGATGGCGCACACCATTCGGCTGATGGCCGGCCACGAGCTGGTCACCGAGGGGTTCGCGCCGGGCCAGGTCGGCTCGTCGGCGATGCCGCACAAGATGAACACCCGCAGCTGCGAACGGGTCAACGGCCTGCAGGTGGTGTTGCGCGGGTACGCGTCGATGGCCGCCGAGCTGGCGGGTGCGCAGTGGAACGAGGGCGACGTCTTCTGCTCCGTGGTGCGCCGAGTGGCATTGCCGGACAGCTTTTTTGCCATCGACGGGCAGATCGAGACCTTCCTGACGGTGCTCGACGAGTTCGGCGCCTATCCGGCGGTGATCGCTCGCGAGCTGGACCGCTACCTGCCCTTCCTGGCCACCACCAAGGTGTTGATCGCCGCGGTGCGTGCCGGCATGGGCCGCGAGGCCGCGCATCACGTGATCCGCGAACACGCGGTCGCGACGGCGCTGGCCATGCGGGAACGCGGGGCCGAGCCCGATCTGCTGGATCGGCTGGCCGCCGACGACCGGCTGCCGTTGGACCGGGCGGCCCTGGACGCCGCGCTGGCGGACAAGAAGGCGTTCACGGGCGCGGCCGGTGACCAGGTGGACGAGGTGGCGGCCCTGGTGGACGCGCTGGTGAGCCGCTACCCGGACGCCGCCAAGTACGCCCCGGGTGCGATCCTGTGA
- a CDS encoding alpha/beta hydrolase-fold protein, which translates to MMARMPDLSRRAVLGLGAGAALGAVGAYGLDILLQPRTSHATPVSTAGTQVPLAPSPPSDPAPPAAAAPTMVTGSFVSAARGGVNTNWAIARPPGQTKPLRPVIALHGKGSDASTVMAGGVEHGLAQAVDAGLPPFAVVAVDGGGSYWHKRSSGEDSGAMVLDELIPMLGNQNLDTSRVAFLGWSMGGYGALLLGGRLGPGRTAAICAVSPALWMSSGAAAPGAFDGPDDFAANSVFGMPALASIPIRIDCGDSDPFYSATKQFIAQLPNPPAGGFSPGGHDGGFWSSQLPAELTWMAPLLTA; encoded by the coding sequence ATGATGGCCCGCATGCCCGACTTGAGCCGCCGCGCCGTGCTCGGTCTCGGCGCCGGTGCGGCCCTCGGCGCCGTCGGCGCGTACGGACTCGACATCCTGTTACAGCCACGCACATCTCATGCCACGCCGGTGTCGACGGCCGGCACCCAGGTGCCTTTGGCGCCGAGCCCGCCTAGCGATCCGGCTCCCCCGGCGGCGGCCGCGCCCACCATGGTGACCGGTTCCTTCGTCTCCGCCGCGCGTGGCGGCGTGAACACGAATTGGGCCATCGCGCGTCCGCCGGGCCAGACGAAGCCGCTGCGACCCGTGATCGCGCTGCACGGCAAGGGCAGTGACGCGTCCACCGTGATGGCGGGCGGCGTCGAACACGGTCTGGCGCAGGCCGTCGACGCCGGACTACCGCCGTTCGCGGTGGTCGCCGTCGACGGCGGCGGCAGCTATTGGCACAAACGGTCTTCCGGCGAGGACAGCGGCGCCATGGTGCTCGACGAGCTCATCCCGATGCTGGGCAACCAGAATCTGGACACCTCACGGGTGGCGTTCCTGGGCTGGTCGATGGGCGGCTACGGCGCATTGCTGCTGGGCGGTCGGTTGGGACCGGGCCGCACCGCGGCGATCTGCGCGGTGAGCCCCGCACTGTGGATGTCGTCAGGCGCGGCCGCACCCGGCGCTTTCGACGGCCCCGACGACTTCGCCGCGAACTCGGTGTTCGGCATGCCCGCCCTGGCCTCGATCCCCATTCGGATCGATTGCGGCGACAGCGATCCGTTTTACAGCGCGACAAAGCAGTTCATCGCGCAACTGCCCAATCCGCCGGCCGGTGGCTTCTCACCCGGTGGGCACGACGGGGGATTCTGGAGCTCGCAGTTGCCCGCCGAGCTGACCTGGATGGCACCGCTGCTGACGGCGTGA
- a CDS encoding aldo/keto reductase — MGNMPLDQYVTLGRSGLRVSPLCLGAMTFGEDLGWGSSVEESQQIIDRYIELGGNFIDTANFYTRSHSEKIIGDHVGRHPARRDRLTIATKFSGNLYPGDPNGGGSGRKSLISACENSLRRLQTDYIDLYWLHIWDANTPIEETMAALDDLVRAGKVRYIGVSDTPAWKIAEANLLARFRGWSAFIGLQVEYSLLERTIEQELVPMASEFGLGITPWSPLKGGVLSGKYTRANSGRHDADRGAMVDAFLNEKTYAVIDELEVIARAHETNVASVALAWVRAQRAVSSVIIGARRLSQLEDNVRAADVNLGANELARLDALTKPRLGFPHNMLELAPGIINGGTTINGVSAPISEYVMPEGVQPY, encoded by the coding sequence GTGGGCAACATGCCGCTGGATCAATACGTGACACTCGGACGCTCCGGTTTGCGCGTCAGCCCCCTTTGCCTGGGCGCGATGACCTTTGGCGAAGACCTCGGCTGGGGCAGCAGTGTCGAGGAGTCACAACAGATCATCGACCGCTACATCGAACTCGGCGGCAATTTCATCGACACCGCCAACTTCTACACCCGAAGCCATTCCGAGAAGATCATCGGTGACCACGTCGGGCGCCACCCCGCCCGCCGCGATCGGTTGACGATCGCCACCAAGTTCAGCGGCAACCTGTATCCGGGTGATCCCAACGGCGGCGGCTCGGGCCGCAAATCACTGATCAGCGCCTGCGAAAATTCGTTGCGTCGCTTGCAAACCGACTACATCGATTTGTACTGGCTGCACATCTGGGACGCCAACACCCCGATCGAGGAGACCATGGCGGCACTCGACGACCTCGTGCGTGCCGGCAAGGTGCGCTACATCGGGGTTTCGGACACCCCGGCGTGGAAGATCGCCGAAGCCAACCTCCTCGCGCGCTTCCGCGGCTGGTCGGCGTTCATCGGGCTGCAGGTCGAGTACTCGCTGCTGGAGCGCACCATCGAACAGGAACTCGTGCCGATGGCGTCCGAATTCGGCCTCGGCATCACGCCGTGGTCGCCGTTGAAGGGCGGCGTACTCAGCGGCAAGTACACCCGCGCCAACAGCGGCCGGCACGACGCCGACCGCGGCGCCATGGTGGATGCCTTTCTCAACGAGAAGACCTACGCCGTCATCGATGAACTCGAGGTCATCGCGAGAGCGCACGAGACGAATGTCGCCAGCGTGGCGCTGGCCTGGGTCCGCGCGCAGCGTGCCGTCTCGTCCGTCATCATCGGCGCGCGGCGGCTCTCCCAGCTCGAGGACAACGTCCGGGCCGCCGACGTGAACCTGGGCGCCAACGAGCTGGCTCGGCTGGACGCGTTGACCAAACCGAGGCTCGGTTTCCCGCACAACATGCTGGAGCTGGCGCCGGGCATCATCAACGGCGGAACGACGATCAACGGGGTCTCCGCGCCGATCTCCGAATACGTGATGCCCGAAGGCGTTCAGCCGTACTGA
- a CDS encoding MarR family winged helix-turn-helix transcriptional regulator — protein sequence MSERSGKSSAVDAAKIWSLNYRVLLSVISCAEADICALGLESKELFLLAEIDEHPYPAELAATLSMPKATVTLYLKRLEAAGFVRREIDPSDLRRHRLQLTTTGRRAARDGLKLLSDEFDKRLGRLTVAQRNDLRSLLEKIL from the coding sequence ATGTCTGAACGATCTGGCAAGTCGTCTGCAGTGGATGCGGCCAAGATCTGGTCGCTGAACTATCGGGTGCTGCTGTCGGTCATCTCGTGCGCCGAGGCGGACATCTGCGCGCTGGGCCTCGAATCCAAGGAGCTTTTCCTGCTCGCCGAGATCGACGAGCATCCCTATCCGGCCGAGCTGGCCGCGACCCTGAGCATGCCCAAGGCGACGGTGACGCTCTACCTGAAACGGCTCGAGGCCGCGGGGTTCGTGCGCCGCGAGATCGACCCGTCCGATTTGCGCCGGCACCGGCTGCAGCTCACGACGACCGGGCGCCGGGCCGCCAGGGACGGCCTGAAGCTGCTTTCCGACGAGTTCGACAAGCGCCTCGGGCGGCTCACCGTCGCCCAGCGCAACGACCTCAGGAGCCTGCTCGAGAAAATCCTCTGA
- a CDS encoding SDR family oxidoreductase, with protein MRFENKVGIVTGSGGGIGQAYAEALAREGAAVVVADINAEAAESVAKQIVADGGTAISVPVDVSDPASAKAMADRTLAEFGGIDYLVNNAAIFGGMKLDFLLTIDPEYYKKFMSVNLDGALWCTRAVYKKMAKRGGGAIVNQSSTAAWLYSNYYGLAKVGLNGLTQQLSRELGGQKIRINAIAPGPIDTEANRTTTPQEIVADIVKGLPLSRMGTPADLVGMCLFLLSDEASWITGQIFNVDGGQIIRS; from the coding sequence ATGCGATTCGAGAACAAGGTCGGCATCGTCACCGGGTCCGGGGGCGGCATCGGGCAGGCCTACGCCGAGGCCCTGGCGCGCGAGGGTGCCGCGGTGGTGGTCGCCGACATCAACGCCGAGGCGGCCGAGTCGGTCGCCAAGCAGATCGTGGCCGACGGCGGAACCGCGATCAGCGTTCCGGTCGACGTGTCCGATCCGGCGTCGGCCAAGGCGATGGCCGACCGCACGCTGGCCGAATTCGGCGGCATCGACTACCTGGTCAACAACGCCGCCATCTTCGGGGGCATGAAGTTGGACTTCTTGCTCACCATCGACCCGGAGTACTACAAGAAGTTCATGAGCGTGAACCTCGACGGGGCGTTGTGGTGCACGCGTGCGGTGTACAAGAAGATGGCCAAGCGCGGCGGTGGGGCGATCGTCAACCAGTCGTCCACCGCTGCCTGGCTGTACTCGAACTACTACGGCCTGGCCAAGGTCGGCCTCAACGGCCTGACGCAGCAACTGTCCCGCGAGCTGGGCGGCCAGAAGATCCGGATCAACGCGATCGCGCCCGGCCCCATCGACACCGAGGCCAACCGGACCACCACCCCTCAAGAGATCGTCGCCGACATCGTCAAGGGCCTGCCGCTGTCGCGAATGGGCACGCCGGCGGACCTGGTCGGCATGTGCCTGTTCCTGCTGTCCGACGAGGCGTCGTGGATCACCGGGCAGATCTTCAATGTCGACGGCGGACAGATAATCCGGTCATAG
- a CDS encoding carboxymuconolactone decarboxylase family protein — protein sequence MDELRSKGLAKMNEVYGWEMPNVEGDAYFDLTVDHLFGSIWTRPGLSMRDKRIMTLTAVTAIGNRDLAEIQINAALLNGELSETELKEMAVFLTHYLGFPLGSALNGAVDAVVAKRKKAAAKGGGEDKKANVDAALKMHSGE from the coding sequence ATGGACGAGCTGCGCAGCAAGGGTCTCGCGAAGATGAACGAGGTCTACGGCTGGGAGATGCCCAACGTCGAAGGCGACGCGTACTTCGACCTGACCGTCGATCACCTGTTCGGCAGCATCTGGACGCGGCCGGGATTGTCGATGCGCGACAAGCGCATCATGACGCTGACGGCCGTGACCGCGATCGGGAACCGCGACCTGGCCGAGATCCAGATCAACGCCGCGCTCCTCAACGGCGAACTCTCCGAGACCGAACTGAAGGAGATGGCCGTCTTCCTCACCCACTACCTCGGCTTCCCGCTGGGTTCGGCCCTCAATGGCGCGGTCGACGCCGTGGTGGCCAAGCGCAAGAAGGCGGCGGCGAAGGGGGGCGGCGAGGACAAGAAGGCCAACGTGGATGCCGCGCTGAAGATGCACTCGGGCGAGTGA
- a CDS encoding TetR/AcrR family transcriptional regulator, which produces MTAAVTPKGERRRYALISAAAELLAEGGFEAVRHRAVAGRAGLPLASTTYYFSSLDDLIARAVEHIAMIEVAQLRSRVTALSRRRRGPETIAEVLADLLVGDVSGPGLTEQLISRYERHIACTRLPALQETMRRSLRQRAEAVAEAIERSGRSVHIELVCTLICAVDGCVVSALVEGRDPRAAAQGAVVDLIEVLAPIDQRPVQI; this is translated from the coding sequence GTGACTGCAGCGGTTACTCCGAAAGGAGAACGTCGACGGTACGCGCTCATCAGCGCCGCCGCCGAGCTGCTCGCCGAGGGCGGGTTCGAAGCGGTGCGCCATCGGGCGGTCGCCGGGCGGGCCGGATTGCCGTTGGCGTCGACCACCTATTACTTCTCCTCCCTCGACGATCTGATCGCACGCGCGGTCGAGCACATCGCGATGATCGAGGTGGCGCAGCTTCGCTCGCGGGTCACCGCGTTGTCCCGGCGGCGCCGCGGGCCGGAGACCATCGCCGAGGTGCTGGCGGACCTGCTCGTCGGGGACGTGTCCGGCCCGGGACTCACCGAGCAGCTGATCTCGCGCTACGAGCGACACATCGCGTGCACTCGCCTGCCCGCGTTGCAGGAAACCATGCGACGCAGCCTGCGTCAGCGCGCCGAGGCCGTTGCGGAGGCCATCGAGCGCTCGGGCCGCTCCGTGCATATCGAACTGGTGTGCACGCTGATCTGCGCGGTCGACGGGTGTGTGGTGTCGGCCCTGGTCGAGGGCCGGGATCCGCGCGCGGCGGCGCAGGGCGCGGTGGTCGATCTCATCGAGGTGCTCGCCCCCATCGATCAGCGCCCCGTGCAGATCTGA
- a CDS encoding gamma-glutamyltransferase family protein, whose protein sequence is MSAPFDWNLPYAWPRKPVVAENVVCTSQPLAAQAGLRMLAEGGSAVDAAIATAITLTIVEPVSNGIGSDAFAIVWDGKQLHGLNASGRSPAGWTPEYFGGEAVPLFGWNSVTVPGAVSAWTELHSKFGKLPFERLFEPAISYGRNGFLVSPTVAEQWAAQVPLFERQPGFAEAFLPGGRAPKPGERFSLPDHAATLEAIAASRGEAFYRGVLAAKLEAHASAHGGVMRGSDLAAHRADWVGTVDGGYRGYTVHEIPPNGQGIVALIALGILERFDMASLPPDSADSVHLQIEAVKLAFADVQAYVADIEHMPLRPEHLLDTDYLAQRAALIDRARAKPASAGAPTGGTVYLTAADAAGMMVSMIQSNYMGFGSGVVVPGTGISLQNRGANFLATKGHPNVVGPNKRPFHTIIPAFVTKDGAPVMSFGVMGGMMQPQGHVQVMVRIADHGQNPQAACDGPRFRWVEGTQVSCEKGFPAATLDELRRRGHDLVAVDDYNQFGSCQAIWRLDGGYFAASDPRRDGQAVAF, encoded by the coding sequence ATGAGCGCACCGTTCGACTGGAACCTCCCCTACGCCTGGCCCCGCAAGCCCGTCGTGGCGGAAAATGTTGTGTGCACATCGCAACCGCTCGCCGCCCAGGCTGGCCTGCGGATGCTCGCCGAGGGCGGCAGCGCGGTCGACGCGGCCATAGCCACCGCCATCACGCTGACGATCGTGGAGCCGGTTTCCAACGGCATCGGCTCGGACGCCTTTGCCATCGTGTGGGATGGCAAGCAATTGCACGGGCTGAACGCATCGGGCCGCTCCCCGGCGGGCTGGACTCCGGAATACTTTGGCGGAGAAGCCGTTCCCCTCTTCGGGTGGAATTCGGTGACCGTGCCGGGCGCGGTGTCGGCGTGGACCGAACTGCACTCCAAGTTTGGCAAGCTGCCGTTCGAGCGGCTCTTCGAGCCCGCGATCTCCTACGGCCGCAACGGCTTTCTGGTTTCGCCGACGGTGGCCGAGCAGTGGGCGGCCCAGGTGCCGCTCTTCGAGAGGCAGCCGGGTTTCGCCGAGGCGTTTCTGCCGGGCGGGCGGGCGCCGAAACCCGGCGAGCGATTCAGCCTGCCCGATCACGCGGCCACACTCGAGGCGATCGCCGCCAGCCGCGGCGAGGCGTTCTACCGCGGGGTGCTGGCCGCCAAACTCGAGGCGCACGCGTCGGCCCACGGCGGTGTCATGCGGGGTAGCGACCTCGCGGCGCACCGCGCCGACTGGGTGGGCACTGTCGACGGCGGCTACCGCGGATACACCGTGCACGAGATTCCGCCCAACGGGCAGGGGATCGTCGCGCTGATCGCCCTGGGCATCCTGGAGCGCTTCGACATGGCGTCGCTGCCACCGGATTCCGCCGACAGCGTGCACCTGCAGATCGAAGCGGTGAAGCTCGCGTTCGCCGACGTCCAGGCGTATGTCGCCGACATCGAGCACATGCCGCTGCGGCCCGAACACCTGTTGGACACGGACTACCTGGCGCAGCGCGCCGCGCTGATCGACCGCGCGAGGGCGAAGCCGGCCTCCGCGGGCGCCCCGACGGGCGGAACCGTCTACCTGACCGCGGCCGACGCCGCGGGGATGATGGTGTCGATGATCCAGTCGAACTACATGGGATTCGGTTCCGGCGTGGTGGTGCCCGGCACCGGCATCTCGCTGCAAAACCGGGGCGCGAATTTCCTTGCGACGAAAGGCCATCCGAACGTCGTGGGCCCGAACAAGCGCCCCTTCCACACCATCATTCCGGCCTTCGTGACCAAGGATGGGGCCCCGGTGATGAGCTTCGGGGTGATGGGCGGAATGATGCAGCCGCAGGGACATGTGCAGGTGATGGTGCGCATCGCCGACCACGGGCAGAACCCGCAGGCGGCGTGTGACGGCCCGCGGTTCCGGTGGGTGGAGGGGACGCAGGTCAGCTGCGAAAAGGGTTTCCCCGCTGCGACGCTCGACGAATTGCGCCGGCGCGGGCACGACCTGGTCGCCGTCGACGACTACAACCAATTCGGCAGCTGCCAGGCGATCTGGCGGCTCGACGGCGGCTATTTCGCTGCCAGCGATCCGCGCCGCGACGGACAGGCGGTCGCCTTCTAA
- a CDS encoding DUF429 domain-containing protein yields the protein MYFAGVDLAWAGRNPSGVAVVDSDGDLVSVGAARDDDEILAALRPYVRGDCVVAFDAPLVVNNPTGQRPAETALNRDFRRFEAGTHPCNTGKPEFANGPRGGRLAAALGLDLDPRSPVGRRAVEVYPHAATVALFGLERTLKYKAKPGRSVDRLKSELLVLMDGLERLAQAPIPLRVAAHEGWVALRAAVAAAHRKCELRRAEDPVDAVVCAYVALYAQRRPAGMTIYGDVDSGCIVTPSLPGQICTGR from the coding sequence ATGTACTTCGCCGGTGTCGACCTCGCCTGGGCGGGTCGCAACCCGAGCGGCGTCGCCGTCGTCGACTCCGACGGCGATTTGGTGAGCGTGGGCGCGGCCCGCGACGACGACGAGATCCTGGCCGCGTTGCGGCCCTACGTGCGGGGCGATTGCGTCGTCGCCTTCGACGCGCCTCTGGTGGTGAACAACCCGACCGGCCAGCGTCCGGCCGAGACCGCGCTCAACCGCGACTTCCGCAGGTTCGAGGCCGGCACCCACCCCTGCAACACCGGAAAGCCCGAATTCGCCAACGGCCCGCGCGGCGGACGCCTGGCCGCGGCGCTCGGCCTCGACCTGGATCCTCGGTCACCGGTCGGCCGTCGCGCCGTCGAGGTCTACCCGCATGCGGCGACAGTCGCGCTGTTCGGGTTGGAGCGAACCCTGAAGTACAAGGCCAAGCCGGGCCGTAGCGTCGACCGGCTCAAGTCCGAGCTTCTGGTACTGATGGACGGGCTCGAACGGCTCGCGCAGGCCCCGATCCCGCTGCGCGTCGCCGCGCACGAGGGCTGGGTCGCGTTGCGGGCGGCGGTGGCCGCCGCGCACCGCAAATGCGAGCTGCGCCGCGCCGAGGATCCGGTCGACGCGGTCGTCTGTGCCTACGTGGCGTTGTACGCGCAGCGCCGCCCGGCCGGGATGACGATCTACGGCGACGTTGACAGCGGATGCATCGTGACGCCGTCGCTGCCGGGTCAGATCTGCACGGGGCGCTGA
- the purD gene encoding phosphoribosylamine--glycine ligase: MRVLVIGSGAREHALLLALRKDPQVTGLAIAPGNAGTARLAEQHDVDVTSAEDVVALARAVRADLVVIGPEVPLVLGVADALRSAGIVCFGPGKDAARIEGSKAFAKEVMASAGVRTAATEIVDSPALLDAALDRFGPPAGDAAWVVKDDRLAAGKGVVVTADRGAARAHAAGLLEAGHPVLLESYLDGPEVSLFCVVDGATVVPLLPAQDFKRVGDGDSGPNTGGMGAYAPVPWLPDEVYRDIVGNIVEPVAAEMVARGCPFSGLLYAGLAITANGPAVVEFNCRFGDPETQAVLALLESPLGQLLYAAGSGTLTEFGELRWHDGAAVTVVLAAENYPGRPRVGDVIVGSEADGVLHAGTARREDGEIVSSGGRVLSVVGTGADLSAARDHAYDVLRSIRLPGSHFRNDIAQLAAEGQIRV, from the coding sequence GTGCGCGTCCTGGTGATCGGTTCCGGTGCCCGTGAGCATGCGCTGCTGCTGGCGCTGCGCAAAGACCCGCAGGTCACGGGGCTGGCCATCGCCCCGGGCAACGCCGGCACCGCCCGGCTGGCCGAGCAGCACGACGTCGACGTCACCTCGGCGGAGGATGTCGTCGCCCTGGCCCGAGCGGTGCGCGCCGACCTGGTGGTCATCGGTCCCGAGGTGCCGCTGGTCCTCGGGGTGGCCGACGCGCTGCGGTCGGCCGGCATCGTCTGCTTCGGCCCCGGCAAGGACGCCGCCCGCATCGAAGGCTCCAAGGCGTTCGCCAAAGAGGTCATGGCCTCGGCCGGCGTGCGCACCGCGGCCACCGAAATCGTCGACAGCCCCGCACTTTTGGACGCCGCCCTGGACCGCTTTGGTCCGCCGGCCGGCGATGCGGCGTGGGTGGTGAAGGACGACCGCCTCGCCGCCGGCAAGGGAGTGGTGGTGACCGCGGATCGCGGTGCGGCGCGAGCGCACGCCGCCGGGCTGCTCGAAGCCGGCCACCCGGTGCTGCTGGAGTCGTATCTGGACGGTCCCGAGGTGTCGCTGTTCTGCGTCGTCGACGGCGCGACCGTGGTGCCGCTGCTGCCGGCGCAGGACTTCAAGCGCGTCGGCGACGGCGACAGCGGACCCAACACCGGCGGCATGGGCGCCTACGCGCCGGTCCCGTGGCTTCCCGACGAGGTCTATCGCGACATCGTCGGCAACATCGTCGAACCCGTTGCGGCCGAGATGGTTGCGCGTGGCTGCCCGTTCAGCGGATTGCTGTATGCCGGGCTCGCGATCACCGCAAACGGGCCCGCGGTGGTTGAATTCAACTGCCGCTTCGGCGATCCCGAGACCCAAGCGGTGCTGGCACTGCTGGAATCGCCACTCGGCCAGCTCCTGTACGCGGCGGGCAGCGGCACGTTGACGGAGTTCGGCGAGCTGCGCTGGCACGACGGTGCCGCGGTGACGGTGGTGCTCGCGGCGGAGAACTATCCCGGGCGTCCTCGGGTGGGCGACGTCATCGTCGGCTCCGAGGCCGACGGGGTGCTGCACGCCGGAACCGCGCGACGCGAGGACGGCGAAATCGTCTCCTCGGGTGGCCGCGTGCTGTCGGTGGTGGGAACCGGCGCCGACCTCTCGGCAGCGCGAGATCACGCGTATGACGTCCTACGTTCGATTCGACTGCCGGGCAGTCATTTCCGCAACGACATCGCCCAGCTGGCGGCCGAAGGCCAGATCCGCGTCTAA
- a CDS encoding NAD(P)-dependent oxidoreductase, whose translation MTEALKLGYIGLGNMGAPMATKMTEWPGGVTVFDIRTDAMTPLAEKGARLADSVADVAAADIIHITVLNDAQVREVVGELAAHAEPGTVIAIHSTISDTTAVDLARDLKERGIHIVDAPVSGGAAAAAKGELATMVGADREVYERIKPAFKHWAAVVIHAGEPGAGTRMKLARNMLTFTSYAAACEAMKLAEAAGLDLQALGRVVRHTDALTGGPGAIMVREDMKDLEPDNFLYQPFLHTRGLGEKDLSLALALGESVSVDLPLAQLAYERLAAGLGVPHTKKEA comes from the coding sequence ATGACTGAAGCGCTCAAGCTGGGCTATATCGGGCTGGGCAATATGGGCGCTCCGATGGCCACGAAGATGACCGAATGGCCGGGCGGGGTAACGGTTTTCGACATTCGGACCGATGCGATGACCCCACTGGCCGAAAAGGGCGCCCGCCTGGCCGACAGCGTCGCCGACGTCGCGGCCGCCGACATCATCCACATCACCGTGCTCAACGACGCCCAGGTTCGCGAGGTGGTCGGCGAGCTGGCCGCGCACGCCGAGCCCGGGACGGTCATCGCCATCCACTCGACGATCAGCGACACCACGGCCGTCGACCTGGCCCGCGATCTCAAAGAGCGGGGCATCCACATCGTCGACGCCCCGGTCAGCGGCGGCGCGGCCGCCGCCGCGAAGGGTGAGCTCGCCACCATGGTGGGCGCCGACCGCGAGGTGTACGAGCGGATCAAGCCGGCGTTCAAACACTGGGCGGCCGTGGTCATCCACGCCGGTGAGCCGGGTGCGGGTACCCGAATGAAGTTGGCCCGCAACATGTTGACGTTCACCTCGTATGCCGCCGCGTGCGAGGCCATGAAACTCGCCGAGGCGGCCGGGCTGGATCTGCAGGCGCTCGGACGGGTGGTGCGTCATACCGACGCTCTCACCGGTGGCCCTGGGGCGATCATGGTGCGTGAGGACATGAAAGACCTCGAGCCGGACAACTTCCTGTACCAGCCGTTCCTGCACACCCGGGGGCTGGGGGAGAAGGATCTGAGCCTGGCATTGGCCCTCGGCGAGTCGGTGTCGGTCGATCTACCGCTCGCGCAGTTGGCCTACGAGCGATTGGCCGCCGGCCTCGGGGTGCCACACACGAAGAAAGAGGCGTAA